The proteins below are encoded in one region of Thermothelomyces thermophilus ATCC 42464 chromosome 1, complete sequence:
- a CDS encoding uncharacterized protein (Contains conserved domain CUE[pfam02845], CUE domains have been shown to bind ubiquitin.): MSEVHSRSAAPRGRGSGRGGRGGFATRGGGRARSAATNGDSKHDTDSSLPTLEDEGEIGELKQKYGSKVAVIKEMFPDWSSVDILFALLETDGDENLAVTRIAEGTISQWGEVSKPKKDRARLKAKADTSTNTTGDSAPTGGTRNARGGRGADSGRGRGRTTERGGRGGARGKSTHGTANGTRSKDNEPLSVPTEEASEWNTKPAEKSAASGEPPAADSAPATTAPAPSTTTTTTATAAKPATIPEGTKTTWASMLRQSTAPKPAPRPKEAPPKAPEPVIEPLPPAEPTEPEPEASAPVEEPAPEPEKEAPPAPPAERVTPAVPVIPAVPAVPNVVVPEVALAPSNDKLTETNLDKVKDDSHPPLTETAASEAADSWDPQATGPGATGTPLSASQQQHQAGRTGATKPSARAPAHHARRMLDQREAVRMPGNRDQVDRAAVQFGAFSLNGSIEDDVDGDREEPVTRPQPPEDSPVAHPRTSLPPAQPTPVPEAFSSQKPAAAQASTGTAAAAPSAPQANAPSTSQAAVQPPAAPSNQQFGRFGQPASQEASSFPSSKPFEPFGQQPAVASATHNQFDGGFQGQGQAAQPPSQQQPGGPFSSAPGDFSSYYTADQNRFNYYNQNFGQQQAAQGQQDALPSQPQRSFSGYNAPQNDNLSQYPQSGAQHGQSRFGGTNNNESQISGTPTPGQATTQAQTGPTAQAQSHAQQPHDYPYSSHPYYQNPYYSAYMNYQGGYNQGAYGGPYGKGGLNYQPSQYGITPQGPHGYSSPAAGFGQSALHRDSGVGGGLGDYGRAGSTQAGQQGLGGGFGGVHDTFGRGGSAYQSQGGQSFNAPGSQPGAGPSAADDLKPFGDSKAAGGPSPSLGAAARPGSATNNAPSQTGLPPPQSNQQGGLGGMGGYGYPSHMQQGHGLHGSQSGAGGYGMSASGAQSHQNTYGAGYAGQGFAAGSYYGNPPRGWGNNYH, encoded by the exons ATGTCTGAGGTACACTCCAGATCAGCCGCCCCTCGCGGCAGAGGCTCTGGtcgcggcggccgaggcggcttTGCGACTCGGGGAGGAGGTCGCGCCCGGTCTGCCGCCACCAATGGCGATTCCAAGCATGACACAGATTCGTCTCTGCCGACACTCGAGGACGAGGGCGAGATTGGAGAGCTGAAGCAGAAGTATGGAAGCAAGGTCGCAGTCATCAAAGAAATGTTTCCGGACTGGTCCTCCGTCGACATCCTATTCGCCCTGCTAGAGACCGACGGTGACGAGAACTTGGCCGTCACCCGCATTGCTGAAG GAACCATTTCACAATGGGGCGAAGTTTCAAAGCCCAAGAAGGACCGCGCGCGTCTCAAGGCCAAGGCCGATACTTCTACGAATACAACTGGCGATTCAGCTCCCACGGGTGGGACCAGGAATGCCCGAGGTGGCCGTGGTGCCGACAGCGGTCGCGGCCGCGGTAGAACCACTGAGCGCGGTGGTCGTGGTGGTGCGCGTGGCAAGTCGACTCATGGCACAGCGAATGGCACCCGATCCAAGGACAACGAACCTCTCTCCGTCCCGACCGAAGAAGCATCCGAATGGAATACTAAGCCAGCTGAAAAATCGGCTGCATCGGGCGAACCTCCCGCAGCAGACTCCGCTCCTGCTACGACAGCTCCTGCTCCGAGCACCACAACCACAACCACAGCCACAGCTGCGAAGCCTGCCACAATCCCCGAAGGCACAAAAACCACCTGGGCAAGCATGTTGCGACAATCAACCGCCCCGAAACCGGCACCGAGGCCGAAAGAAGCTCCCCCCAAGGCTCCCGAACCTGTCATCGAGCCCTTGCCCCCTGCTGAGCCGACCGAACCTGAGCCCGAGGCTTCGGCTCCTGTCGAAGAACCTGCCCCCGAACCGGAGAAGGAGGCACCCCCCGCTCCTCCTGCTGAACGCGTTACACCTGCCGTCCCTGTTATCCCCGCGGTACCGGCCGTTCCTAACGTTGTCGTCCCCGAGGTTGCATTGGCGCCGTCGAATGATAAACTTACCGAAACCAATCTTGACAAGGTCAAGGATGATTCACACCCCCCCCTGACTGAAACTGCCGCCAGTGAGGCTGCTGATTCCTGGGACCCGCAAGCTACGGGTCCCGGTGCGACAGGCACGCCTCTCTCGGCTTCGCAACAACAGCACCAAGCTGGCCGGACCGGTGCCACAAAGCCGTCAGCTCGCGCGCCTGCCCACCATGCTCGCCGTATGCTTGATCAGCGTGAAGCCGTTCGCATGCCTGGCAACCGTGATCAGGTTGACAGGGCCGCCGTCCAGTTCGGTGCTTTCAGCCTTAATGGCTCCATTGAAGACGACGTGGACGGCGACCGCGAAGAGCCCGTGACTCGCCCCCAGCCTCCCGAAGACTCTCCGGTTGCACACCCCCGGACATCTCTCCCTCCTGCTCAACCCACTCCTGTCCCCGAAGCATTCTCTTCCCAGAAGCCGGCGGCTGCCCAAGCTTCCACAGGAACTGCCG CTGCTGCGCCTTCCGCACCGCAGGCCAATGCCCCTTCTACCTCTCAGG CCGCCGTACAGCCGCCTGCTGCACCGAGCAACCAGCAGTTTGGTCGCTTCGGCCAACCGGCCTCCCAGGAAGCCTCCTCCTTCCCCAGCAGCAAGCCTTTCGAGCCGTTTGGGCAACAGCCAGCCGTTGCCTCCGCCACACATAACCAGTTTGACGGAGGATTCCAGGGCCAGGGACAAGCGGCGCAGCCGCCGAGCCAGCAGCAACCTGGAGGGCCGTTCAGCTCCGCCCCTGGCGATTTCTCGTCGTACTACACGGCGGATCAGAACCGCTTCAACTACTACAACCAGAACTTTGGCCAGCAGCAGGCGGCCCAGGGCCAGCAGGATGCCCTGCCGTCTCAACCCCAGCGTTCGTTCAGCGGGTATAACGCGCCCCAGAACGACAACCTCAGCCAGTATCCTCAGAGCGGTGCTCAGCACGGGCAGTCTCGTTTCGGCGgcaccaacaacaacgagTCGCAGATCAGCGGCACTCCCACGCCTGGGCAAGCTACCACTCAGGCTCAGACCGGCCCGACTGCGCAGGCCCAGTCACACGCCCAGCAGCCTCATGACTATCCCTATAGCAGCCACCCCTACTATCAGAACCCTTACTACTCCGCCTACATGAATTATCAAGGGGGCTACAACCAGGGCGCCTACGGCGGCCCGTATGGCAAGGGCGGTCTGAACTACCAACCTAGTCAGTACGGCATCACCCCTCAGGGTCCTCACGGATACTCGTCTCCTGCGGCAGGGTTCGGCCAGTCTGCCCTGCACCGGGACAGCGGTGTGGGTGGCGGCCTGGGTGACTATGGCCGTGCTGGCTCGACCCAGGCGGGCCAGCAGGGCCTCGGTGGCGGATTCGGCGGCGTTCATGACACATTCGGTCGCGGCGGCTCTGCCTATCAGTCTCAAGGCGGACAGTcgttcaacgctcccggctCGCAGCCCGGCGCCGGCCCGTCAGCGGCCGACGATCTCAAGCCCTTCGGAGACTCCAAGGCTGCCGGCGGACCGAGTCCGTCGCTCGGCGCTGCCGCCCGTCCGGGCTCTGCGACGAACAATGCGCCCTCGCAGACCGGGCTTCCGCCTCCCCAGTCGAACCAGCAAGGCGGCCTCGGTGGCATGGGTGGCTACGGTTATCCGAGCCACATGCAGCAGGGCCACGGTTTGCACGGCAGCCAATCTGGGGCCGGCGGCTACGGCATGAGCGCCAGCGGCGCCCAGAGCCACCAGAACACCTACGGCGCCGGTTATGCTGGCCAGGGCTTCGCCGCCGGCAGCTACTACGGCAACCCGCCTCGCGGCTGGGGTAACAACTACCACTAG